In a genomic window of Lacrimispora sp. BS-2:
- a CDS encoding TSUP family transporter, producing MYQYLIVCPLVFLAGFVDSIAGGGGLISLPAYLAAGVPPHLAIGTNKLGSTMGTVISTARYAKGGYIKAKLSLLAALFAVVGSVIGAHLSMLASERVLKGMMLAVLPVVAFYVLRNKNLGDQEEGSLPEKKMLLISICAALIIGGYDGFYGPGTGTFLLLILTGLAKMDVRSASGTTKVINLSSNIAALVTFLINGKVLIPLGLASGLFCIAGHYIGSGLVVKNGLKIVRPVVLVVLLCLFVKIIKG from the coding sequence ATGTACCAATATCTGATCGTATGCCCTCTTGTTTTTCTGGCAGGATTTGTGGACTCCATAGCAGGAGGCGGAGGACTTATATCCCTTCCCGCATATCTGGCAGCAGGGGTGCCTCCTCATTTGGCCATTGGGACCAATAAACTGGGTTCCACCATGGGAACCGTGATCTCTACGGCCAGGTATGCGAAGGGCGGCTACATTAAAGCAAAGCTGTCTCTGCTTGCCGCACTTTTTGCTGTGGTCGGCTCTGTAATCGGAGCGCATTTATCCATGCTTGCCAGTGAGCGGGTATTAAAAGGCATGATGCTGGCGGTACTCCCGGTTGTTGCTTTTTATGTTCTCAGGAATAAAAACCTGGGAGATCAGGAGGAAGGCAGTCTGCCTGAGAAAAAGATGCTTTTAATCAGCATATGTGCAGCGCTGATCATTGGAGGCTATGACGGATTTTATGGACCAGGGACGGGAACCTTCTTACTGCTTATTCTGACCGGATTAGCCAAAATGGATGTCAGGAGTGCATCAGGTACCACGAAAGTGATCAATTTATCCTCCAACATTGCAGCATTGGTGACTTTTTTAATAAATGGAAAGGTTTTGATTCCCTTAGGACTGGCGTCAGGACTATTCTGTATTGCAGGCCATTATATCGGATCAGGTCTTGTAGTGAAAAATGGATTAAAGATTGTGCGCCCGGTAGTTTTAGTGGTGCTTTTGTGTTTATTTGTAAAAATTATAAAAGGATAG
- a CDS encoding glucan-binding protein, giving the protein MGRLAKKLALTVAVMWIAVLFPAAVMAADGQTVREFPGWNGSGTKIKGPVEGSESFDYWDDDDDDDGPGSYSCQRGWRYSPSGWWFQYSDGSWPSNCWKYIDGRWYRFNWEGHMLTGWYADEGGLKYYLNPVDDGTMGAMRIGWQIIGGKAYYFNTMSDGHLGRLLTNTTTPDGYKVGADGAWIQ; this is encoded by the coding sequence ATGGGAAGGCTTGCAAAAAAACTGGCACTGACAGTTGCTGTTATGTGGATAGCGGTTCTGTTTCCGGCTGCCGTCATGGCCGCAGACGGGCAGACTGTCCGGGAGTTTCCCGGCTGGAACGGTTCAGGTACAAAAATCAAAGGGCCTGTTGAGGGAAGTGAATCTTTTGACTACTGGGACGATGATGATGATGACGACGGCCCAGGCAGCTATAGCTGCCAGAGAGGCTGGCGCTACAGCCCTTCCGGCTGGTGGTTTCAATACAGTGACGGAAGCTGGCCATCTAACTGCTGGAAGTATATCGATGGCAGATGGTACCGGTTTAATTGGGAGGGCCATATGCTGACCGGGTGGTATGCAGATGAGGGAGGTCTTAAGTATTACTTAAATCCGGTGGATGACGGTACAATGGGTGCTATGAGAATAGGCTGGCAGATCATTGGCGGAAAAGCTTATTACTTTAATACCATGTCCGATGGCCATCTGGGAAGGCTGCTTACAAATACGACCACTCCTGACGGATATAAGGTGGGAGCTGACGGCGCATGGATTCAGTAA
- the dnaJ gene encoding molecular chaperone DnaJ: MAESKKDYYETLGIPKDADDAAIKKAYRVLAKKYHPDTNPGDAAAAEKFKQASEAYSVLSDPDKRRQYDQFGSAAFDGSGGAGGFGGFDFSGADMGDIFGDIFGDIFGGGRRSSAQYNGPSRGANVRTSIRITFEDAIFGCEKEIEINFKEECSSCHGSGAKAGTSPVTCPKCNGKGKIMYTQQSFFGQIQNVQTCPDCGGSGKIIKEKCPDCYGSGYNTKRKKFKVTIPAGIDNGQSVRLAGAGEPGTNGGERGDLLVEAVVSNHPIFKRQDTSIFSTVPVSFAKAALGGTIRIKTVDGEVEYEVKAGTQTDTKVRLKGKGVPSLRNRAIRGDHFVTLVVSVPERMTEAQKEALRKFDEAMNGTGEGDKHKKKGIFK, from the coding sequence ATGGCAGAGAGTAAAAAAGATTATTATGAAACCCTGGGTATTCCAAAGGATGCGGATGATGCAGCCATTAAGAAGGCTTACAGGGTATTAGCTAAGAAATACCATCCTGACACAAATCCCGGAGATGCCGCAGCTGCTGAGAAGTTTAAGCAGGCTTCCGAGGCCTACAGTGTCCTTAGCGATCCTGATAAAAGACGCCAGTATGACCAGTTCGGTTCTGCTGCCTTTGACGGAAGCGGAGGAGCAGGCGGCTTTGGCGGCTTCGATTTCAGCGGAGCAGACATGGGAGATATTTTCGGAGATATTTTCGGAGATATCTTTGGCGGAGGACGAAGAAGCAGCGCCCAGTACAATGGGCCATCTAGGGGAGCAAATGTCAGAACCAGCATCCGCATCACCTTTGAGGATGCGATTTTCGGCTGCGAGAAGGAGATTGAGATCAATTTTAAGGAAGAGTGTTCCTCCTGCCACGGAAGCGGTGCAAAAGCGGGGACCTCACCGGTTACATGTCCGAAATGTAATGGAAAAGGAAAGATCATGTATACCCAGCAATCCTTCTTCGGCCAGATACAGAATGTTCAGACTTGTCCGGACTGCGGAGGCAGCGGGAAAATCATTAAGGAAAAATGCCCGGACTGCTATGGCAGCGGATACAATACAAAAAGAAAGAAATTTAAAGTTACCATTCCGGCAGGAATTGACAACGGACAGTCCGTGCGCCTTGCAGGTGCAGGAGAGCCGGGAACCAATGGCGGAGAGAGAGGCGATCTGCTGGTAGAGGCAGTGGTATCCAACCATCCGATTTTCAAACGCCAGGATACCAGCATTTTCTCAACAGTACCCGTTTCCTTTGCCAAAGCTGCCTTAGGCGGAACCATCCGGATCAAGACTGTGGATGGGGAAGTGGAATACGAAGTAAAGGCGGGAACTCAGACTGATACCAAGGTACGCTTAAAAGGAAAGGGTGTCCCTTCCTTGCGCAACCGGGCCATTCGCGGCGACCATTTTGTTACTTTGGTGGTTTCAGTGCCCGAACGCATGACAGAGGCTCAAAAAGAGGCGCTTCGTAAGTTTGACGAAGCCATGAACGGCACAGGCGAAGGCGACAAACATAAAAAAAAGGGAATCTTTAAATAA
- the dnaK gene encoding molecular chaperone DnaK, producing MGKIIGIDLGTTNSCVAVMEGGKPVVIPNSEGVRTTPSVVAFTKNGERLVGEPAKRQAVTNSDRTISSIKRHIGTDYKVAIDGKNYSPQEISAMILQKLKADAEAYLGEKVTEAVITVPAYFNDAQRQATKDAGKIAGLDVKRIINEPTAAALAYGLDNEKEQKIMVYDLGGGTFDVSIIEIGDGVIEVLSTNGDTRLGGDDFDNRVTQWMVDEFKKAEGVDLSGDKMAMQRLREAAEKAKKELSSATTTNINLPFITATSEGPKHLDMNLTRAKFDELTADLIERTAIPVQNALKDAGITAAELGKVLLVGGSTRMLAAQEKVKQLTGKEPSKSLNPDECVAIGASIQGGKLAGDAGAGDILLLDVTPLSLSIETMGGVATRLIERNTTIPTKKSQIFSTAADNQTAVDIHVVQGERQFARDNKTLGQFRLDGIPPARRGVPQIEVTFDIDANGIVNVSAKDLGTGKEQHITITSGSNMSDSDIDKAVKEAAEYEAQDKKRKEGIDARNDADSMVFQTEKALQEVGDKIDANDKASVEADLNALKEAIGRAPIDEMTDAQIEDIKAGKEKLMNSAQALFAKVYEQAQAQGGAQGAGPDMGAENASYQDSDVVDGDYKEV from the coding sequence ATGGGCAAGATCATTGGTATTGACTTAGGTACAACAAATAGCTGTGTAGCCGTTATGGAAGGCGGTAAACCAGTTGTAATTCCCAACAGCGAAGGCGTAAGAACCACACCATCCGTTGTTGCATTTACTAAAAACGGAGAGAGGCTTGTAGGTGAGCCTGCAAAGCGTCAGGCAGTAACAAACTCTGACCGCACCATCTCTTCCATCAAAAGACATATAGGCACGGACTACAAGGTGGCTATTGACGGAAAGAATTACAGCCCTCAGGAAATTTCTGCCATGATTCTTCAGAAATTAAAGGCAGATGCAGAGGCTTATTTAGGAGAAAAAGTAACCGAAGCGGTTATTACCGTACCGGCATATTTTAACGACGCACAGCGTCAGGCAACCAAGGATGCCGGTAAGATTGCAGGCCTTGACGTAAAGCGTATTATCAACGAGCCGACAGCAGCAGCTCTGGCTTATGGACTTGATAATGAAAAAGAGCAGAAGATCATGGTATATGACTTAGGCGGCGGTACTTTTGATGTTTCCATCATTGAAATCGGCGACGGCGTCATCGAAGTTCTTTCCACCAACGGCGATACCCGTCTGGGCGGTGATGATTTCGATAACCGCGTGACTCAGTGGATGGTAGATGAATTCAAGAAGGCAGAAGGCGTTGATTTATCCGGCGACAAGATGGCAATGCAGAGATTAAGAGAAGCTGCTGAAAAGGCAAAGAAGGAATTATCCTCCGCTACCACAACCAACATCAACCTTCCGTTTATCACTGCTACCTCTGAAGGTCCAAAGCATCTGGATATGAATCTGACCAGAGCAAAGTTTGATGAGCTGACAGCAGATCTGATCGAGCGCACTGCGATCCCGGTACAGAATGCATTAAAGGATGCCGGCATTACTGCTGCTGAGTTAGGAAAAGTATTGTTAGTAGGCGGATCTACCCGTATGCTGGCTGCACAGGAAAAAGTAAAACAGCTGACAGGCAAGGAGCCTTCTAAATCCCTGAACCCGGATGAATGTGTTGCCATCGGCGCCAGCATCCAGGGCGGAAAGCTTGCAGGTGATGCAGGTGCAGGCGATATCCTGCTTCTGGACGTAACTCCCCTTTCCTTATCCATTGAGACCATGGGCGGCGTTGCTACCAGATTAATTGAAAGAAATACGACTATCCCCACAAAGAAGAGCCAGATCTTCTCCACAGCGGCTGACAACCAGACAGCGGTTGACATCCACGTGGTACAGGGTGAAAGACAGTTTGCAAGAGATAACAAGACCTTAGGCCAGTTCCGTCTGGATGGAATTCCTCCTGCAAGAAGAGGCGTTCCTCAGATCGAGGTTACCTTTGATATCGATGCCAACGGTATCGTAAATGTTTCCGCTAAGGATTTGGGAACAGGCAAGGAACAGCATATTACCATTACTTCCGGCTCCAACATGTCTGATTCTGATATTGATAAGGCAGTTAAGGAAGCGGCTGAATACGAGGCTCAGGATAAGAAGCGCAAGGAAGGCATTGACGCAAGAAACGATGCAGACTCCATGGTATTCCAGACAGAGAAAGCTCTGCAGGAAGTAGGAGATAAGATCGATGCAAACGATAAGGCATCTGTGGAAGCGGACTTAAATGCATTGAAAGAGGCCATAGGCAGAGCTCCTATTGATGAGATGACTGATGCTCAGATCGAAGACATCAAGGCCGGCAAAGAAAAACTGATGAACAGTGCTCAGGCTTTATTTGCAAAAGTTTATGAGCAGGCCCAGGCTCAGGGCGGTGCCCAGGGCGCAGGCCCTGACATGGGAGCGGAAAATGCTTCCTACCAGGACAGCGATGTAGTTGACGGAGATTACAAAGAGGTGTAA
- the grpE gene encoding nucleotide exchange factor GrpE: protein MEDVKTDENLADETVYTEDAVSAEKEIEGAEACGDNGTQENVPEEETAAEDSKEESGKKGLFGKKKEKKDPRDEKIEELTDRLQRSMAEFDNYRKRTEKEKSAMFEIGAKDIVERILPVVDNFERGLAAISEEEKKAPFADGMEMIYKQLMKTLEEAGVKPIEAVGKPFDPDFHNAVMHIEDESLGENIISQELQKGYTYRDTVVRHSMVQVAN, encoded by the coding sequence ATGGAAGATGTGAAAACAGATGAGAATCTGGCAGACGAAACTGTTTATACAGAGGATGCCGTTTCCGCTGAAAAAGAAATAGAAGGCGCAGAAGCCTGCGGGGATAATGGAACCCAGGAAAATGTTCCGGAGGAAGAAACGGCTGCAGAGGATTCCAAAGAAGAATCCGGGAAAAAGGGCCTTTTCGGAAAAAAGAAAGAGAAAAAAGACCCAAGGGATGAAAAAATAGAGGAACTGACAGACCGCCTGCAGCGGTCCATGGCTGAATTTGATAATTACCGCAAGAGAACAGAAAAAGAAAAATCAGCCATGTTTGAAATCGGAGCAAAGGATATTGTTGAGCGCATCCTTCCGGTAGTTGATAATTTTGAAAGAGGCCTTGCAGCCATTTCAGAGGAGGAAAAAAAAGCTCCTTTTGCTGATGGAATGGAAATGATATACAAACAGCTTATGAAAACCCTGGAAGAGGCCGGTGTAAAACCGATTGAAGCAGTAGGAAAGCCGTTTGATCCTGATTTCCATAATGCGGTAATGCATATTGAAGATGAATCACTGGGTGAGAATATAATCTCCCAGGAGCTCCAGAAGGGTTATACCTACCGCGACACCGTGGTAAGGCATTCCATGGTGCAGGTGGCTAATTAG
- the hrcA gene encoding heat-inducible transcriptional repressor HrcA, whose product MSDRDQLDERKVTILKAIIKTYLETGEPVGSRTISKYTDLHLSSATIRNEMSDLEELGYIVQPHTSAGRIPSDRGYRFYVDQIMQEKEEEVTEIKDMMLKRVDRVELLLKQMAKLLAQNTNYAAMISAPQYHRNKLKFIQLSKVDDEKLLLVIVVEGNIIKNTMIPIHTELDDEGLLNLNILLNNALNGLTIEEINLEVISRMKVQAGSHCDVVDRVLTEVAAAIRGDDEDLQIYTSGATNIFKYPELSDGERASKLIGTLEQKDLLQGLIDDVNSSESGSGIQVYIGDEAPVKTMKDCSIVTANYELGEGLRGTIGIIGPKRMDYEKVLSTLRNLMTQLDTILKKDER is encoded by the coding sequence TTGAGTGACAGGGATCAGTTGGATGAGCGAAAAGTAACTATATTAAAAGCCATCATCAAAACTTATCTGGAGACCGGAGAGCCGGTAGGTTCCCGTACCATATCAAAGTATACGGATTTGCACTTAAGCTCTGCTACCATCCGAAATGAGATGTCTGATCTGGAGGAGCTGGGATATATTGTTCAGCCCCATACCTCCGCTGGAAGGATTCCTTCTGACAGGGGTTACCGCTTTTATGTGGACCAGATCATGCAGGAAAAAGAAGAGGAAGTCACTGAAATCAAAGATATGATGTTAAAGCGGGTGGATAGGGTAGAGCTCTTATTAAAGCAGATGGCAAAGCTTCTTGCACAGAACACCAATTACGCGGCAATGATCAGCGCACCCCAGTACCACCGGAACAAACTGAAGTTCATTCAGCTTTCCAAGGTTGATGATGAAAAGCTTCTTTTGGTAATTGTGGTGGAAGGCAATATTATTAAGAACACCATGATACCCATTCATACGGAATTAGATGACGAAGGACTTCTGAATCTTAACATTCTTCTTAACAATGCCCTTAACGGGCTGACCATAGAGGAGATCAATCTTGAAGTGATCAGCAGGATGAAAGTTCAGGCAGGGTCCCACTGTGATGTGGTGGACCGGGTTCTCACCGAGGTGGCCGCAGCCATCCGGGGGGATGATGAAGACCTTCAGATTTATACCAGCGGTGCTACGAACATTTTCAAGTATCCGGAGTTAAGCGATGGTGAAAGGGCCAGTAAGCTTATCGGTACGCTGGAACAGAAGGATCTTTTACAGGGGTTGATCGATGATGTGAACAGTTCGGAGAGCGGATCCGGAATCCAGGTATATATTGGCGATGAGGCTCCTGTTAAGACAATGAAGGACTGCAGCATTGTAACCGCCAACTATGAACTGGGGGAAGGCTTAAGAGGTACCATTGGAATCATTGGTCCGAAACGGATGGATTATGAAAAGGTACTCAGCACATTGCGCAATCTCATGACGCAGCTGGATACCATTTTGAAAAAAGATGAAAGGTAA